A part of Thermoflexus hugenholtzii JAD2 genomic DNA contains:
- the mobB gene encoding molybdopterin-guanine dinucleotide biosynthesis protein B, translated as MRRASPPWICIVGRSGAGKTTVLEGLVRIFRGWGLRVGTIKHDPHGEMEWDQVGKDTWRHREAGADLVIGVTPRWLWISRRLECPLTLRDLVQELQGVDVILVEGFHTEAAPKVEVMRSETGLEPVTQPGERWAIVSDVPLELGAPCFRFGELEELARFLARRLGLPGATPR; from the coding sequence ATGCGCCGTGCTTCTCCTCCCTGGATCTGCATCGTCGGAAGATCGGGCGCGGGAAAGACAACGGTCCTCGAGGGATTGGTGCGGATCTTCCGGGGATGGGGGCTCCGGGTGGGGACGATCAAGCATGATCCCCACGGGGAGATGGAGTGGGATCAGGTCGGGAAGGACACGTGGCGGCATCGGGAGGCCGGAGCGGACCTGGTCATCGGCGTGACGCCGCGCTGGCTCTGGATCTCCCGGCGCCTCGAGTGCCCCCTCACCCTGCGTGACCTCGTTCAGGAGCTCCAGGGGGTGGATGTGATCCTCGTGGAAGGCTTCCACACGGAAGCCGCCCCCAAGGTGGAGGTGATGCGTTCGGAGACAGGGCTGGAGCCGGTGACCCAGCCAGGGGAGCGCTGGGCGATCGTATCGGATGTGCCCCTTGAGCTGGGGGCCCCCTGCTTCCGGTTTGGGGAGCTGGAGGAGCTGGCGCGGTTCCTGGCCCGGCGCCTGGGGTTGCCGGGAGCAACTCCCCGTTGA
- a CDS encoding uroporphyrinogen decarboxylase family protein gives MEKRERLQAALRGEPVDRPPVALWRHFPVADQDPQAFADAVVEFQQRFDFDFVKITPASSYCVRDWGAEDVWEGDTEGTRRYIQHPVQDPEDWTRLPVLDPERGVLGEHLEAVARIRQALPEVPLVVTVFSPLAQAKNLAGSQRLLLHLRQAPKALERGLETITESTRRFVRAALARGVDGIFYAVQHASYLLLSPEEYRRFGCPYDQAILREAGGAWLNLLHLHGEAVMFDLFVDYPVAVWNWHDRETPPALAEAQRKVPGAVLGGLSRVSTLVRGTPERVIAEAREAIAQTGGRRFILGTGCVVPIHAPEVNLRAARRAVEMPPG, from the coding sequence ATGGAGAAGCGTGAACGTCTCCAGGCGGCCCTGCGGGGCGAGCCGGTGGACCGCCCGCCGGTGGCCCTCTGGCGCCACTTCCCGGTGGCGGATCAGGATCCCCAGGCCTTCGCCGACGCAGTGGTGGAATTCCAGCAGCGCTTCGATTTCGACTTCGTCAAGATCACCCCCGCCTCCAGCTACTGCGTCCGGGATTGGGGGGCGGAGGACGTCTGGGAAGGGGATACCGAAGGAACCCGGCGCTACATCCAGCACCCGGTTCAGGATCCCGAGGACTGGACAAGGTTGCCCGTGCTGGATCCCGAGCGGGGGGTCCTCGGGGAGCATCTTGAAGCGGTGGCCCGCATCCGGCAGGCCCTCCCCGAAGTTCCCCTGGTGGTCACCGTGTTCAGCCCCCTGGCTCAGGCGAAGAACCTGGCCGGCTCCCAGCGGCTGCTGCTGCATCTGCGCCAGGCCCCGAAGGCCCTGGAGAGGGGACTGGAGACGATCACCGAGAGCACCCGTCGCTTCGTCCGGGCTGCCCTCGCACGGGGGGTGGATGGGATCTTCTACGCCGTGCAGCACGCCTCGTATCTGCTGCTCTCGCCCGAGGAATACCGGCGTTTCGGCTGTCCGTATGATCAGGCGATCCTGAGGGAAGCGGGCGGGGCCTGGCTGAATCTCCTCCACCTGCACGGCGAGGCGGTGATGTTCGACTTGTTCGTGGATTATCCGGTGGCGGTCTGGAACTGGCATGATCGGGAGACCCCGCCGGCCCTGGCGGAGGCGCAGCGGAAGGTCCCTGGGGCGGTGCTCGGAGGGCTCTCCCGGGTGAGCACGCTGGTGCGGGGGACGCCGGAGCGGGTGATCGCAGAGGCCCGGGAGGCCATCGCCCAGACCGGAGGCCGGCGCTTCATCCTGGGCACCGGTTGTGTGGTCCCTATCCACGCTCCTGAAGTCAACCTGCGGGCAGCCCGCCGCGCCGTGGAGATGCCCCCCGGGTAA
- a CDS encoding tetratricopeptide repeat protein: MSERAAAHIDRGWELHAQRQYEQAIEEFRKAIEVDGNAIDAYYGLGLAAKAAGRKETAIAAFEKVLTLLPTVEDRGKAQILSRLTQAHLQWLRGSNGEA, encoded by the coding sequence ATGTCGGAGCGCGCGGCGGCACATATCGATCGGGGGTGGGAGCTCCACGCCCAGCGCCAGTATGAACAGGCCATCGAGGAATTCCGCAAGGCCATCGAGGTGGATGGGAACGCCATCGACGCCTATTACGGCCTGGGCCTGGCCGCGAAGGCGGCGGGCCGCAAGGAGACCGCCATCGCGGCCTTCGAGAAGGTCCTTACCTTGCTTCCCACGGTGGAGGACCGGGGCAAGGCCCAGATCCTCTCCCGCCTGACCCAGGCTCATCTCCAGTGGCTGCGAGGATCCAATGGAGAAGCGTGA
- a CDS encoding phosphoribosyltransferase family protein — protein sequence MGPKRETYTVEIAGLVRHLPLFEIAPGVRIAIFNMLGDTEVVLAAAKELARRIPKEAEVIVTPEAKAIPLAYQLSIETGLPYVILRKSYKPYMGEALSAETLSITTGQPQTLYLDEKDIELVRGRKVVLVDDVISTGSTLQAMRLLMNKAGAIVIAEAAVFTEGERAKWRHIIALGHLPIFTANSKNAKKE from the coding sequence ATGGGCCCGAAGCGCGAGACCTACACGGTGGAGATCGCCGGCTTGGTCCGGCATCTCCCGCTGTTCGAGATCGCCCCCGGCGTGCGCATCGCCATCTTCAACATGCTCGGGGACACGGAGGTGGTCCTGGCGGCGGCTAAAGAGCTGGCCCGGCGGATCCCCAAGGAGGCCGAGGTGATCGTCACCCCGGAGGCGAAGGCCATCCCTCTCGCCTATCAGCTTTCCATTGAGACCGGCCTCCCCTACGTGATCCTGCGCAAAAGCTACAAGCCCTACATGGGCGAGGCCCTGAGCGCCGAGACCCTCTCCATCACCACCGGCCAGCCCCAGACCCTCTATCTGGATGAGAAGGATATCGAGCTGGTCCGCGGCCGGAAGGTGGTGCTGGTGGACGATGTGATCTCCACGGGCTCCACCCTCCAGGCGATGCGCCTGCTGATGAACAAGGCGGGCGCCATCGTGATCGCCGAGGCCGCCGTGTTCACGGAGGGGGAGCGAGCGAAGTGGCGGCATATCATCGCCCTGGGCCATCTGCCCATCTTCACCGCCAATTCCAAGAATGCGAAGAAAGAATGA
- a CDS encoding zinc ribbon domain-containing protein yields MLFIRYRYVRVFIAFLALLWLGIWLALRPQGPALIGIGLVLIMTGLALIVPPGVYAWLITPTCPQCGGRLRWSAIQPDDHDPYVEELRVTCARCGWGRLEFRNLVGPLVAGPAYPEPGMAEGRGAGR; encoded by the coding sequence ATGCTGTTCATCCGATACCGTTACGTGCGCGTCTTCATCGCCTTTCTCGCCCTTCTGTGGCTGGGGATCTGGCTTGCGCTCCGGCCCCAGGGCCCGGCCCTCATCGGCATCGGGCTGGTCCTGATCATGACCGGGCTGGCCCTCATCGTCCCGCCCGGGGTTTACGCCTGGCTGATCACCCCGACCTGCCCGCAGTGCGGAGGCCGGCTCCGTTGGTCAGCGATCCAGCCGGACGACCATGACCCCTATGTGGAGGAGCTTCGGGTAACCTGCGCGCGATGCGGCTGGGGCCGCCTGGAATTCCGGAACCTCGTAGGGCCTCTCGTGGCCGGGCCGGCGTATCCGGAGCCGGGCATGGCGGAGGGCCGCGGGGCGGGGCGCTGA
- a CDS encoding cation:proton antiporter, whose translation MILIELGAIFLGLALIHRLAHRLAFSPIPLVLLVGLAFGEGGLLALRLSEPFVRTTAEIGALLLLFMLGLEYSGRELRDALLAHFSDSLVDAFLNFTPGFLLALALGWGLPLALLMGGVTFVTSSGILAHLIDELGWEGRAEARVAVSLSILEDLLIALLLPPVMVLFFRTGEAAIGPLALSLLLSVAAMGTAIRYGQVLSRAIDHENETVLLLSLFGLVLLAGGIALALQIPAAVGAFLLGIAISDPVKERARRLIGPVRDLSATVFFLTLGLRTDPGLLLPVLPLAVLLALATGLTKGLTGWIAAHRAGIRGWARGRAGALLIARGELSGVIAGLVGLTLPTVTFVPLVTAYVLLSTLLGPLVVHWLPREG comes from the coding sequence ATGATCCTGATCGAGCTGGGAGCGATCTTCCTAGGCCTGGCTTTGATCCACCGCCTGGCGCATCGCCTCGCCTTCTCCCCCATCCCCCTCGTCCTGCTCGTCGGCCTGGCCTTCGGCGAAGGGGGTCTCCTCGCCCTCCGGTTGAGCGAGCCCTTCGTCCGGACCACCGCGGAGATCGGCGCCCTCCTCCTGCTGTTCATGCTGGGCCTGGAATACAGCGGTCGGGAGTTGCGGGATGCGCTCCTGGCTCACTTCTCGGACAGCCTCGTGGATGCCTTCCTGAACTTCACGCCGGGCTTTCTGTTGGCGCTGGCGCTGGGGTGGGGGTTGCCTCTGGCCCTCTTGATGGGCGGGGTGACCTTCGTCACCTCCTCCGGCATCCTCGCCCATCTGATCGACGAGCTGGGATGGGAAGGCCGTGCGGAGGCGCGCGTGGCTGTCTCCCTCTCGATCCTGGAGGACCTGTTGATCGCTCTCCTGCTGCCGCCGGTGATGGTGCTCTTTTTTCGAACCGGCGAGGCGGCCATCGGGCCGCTGGCGCTGTCCCTCCTCTTGTCCGTCGCCGCCATGGGGACCGCCATTCGCTACGGCCAAGTCCTCAGCCGGGCCATCGATCACGAGAACGAGACAGTGCTTCTGCTTTCCCTGTTCGGGCTGGTGCTGCTGGCGGGAGGGATCGCCCTGGCCCTTCAGATCCCGGCGGCCGTGGGGGCCTTCCTTTTGGGGATCGCGATCTCGGACCCGGTGAAAGAGCGGGCCCGGCGGCTGATCGGGCCGGTGCGGGACCTGTCCGCCACGGTTTTCTTTCTCACCCTGGGCCTACGCACGGATCCGGGGCTGCTCCTCCCCGTCCTGCCTCTGGCGGTCCTCCTCGCACTGGCCACCGGGCTGACCAAGGGACTCACGGGATGGATCGCGGCCCATCGGGCGGGGATCCGGGGATGGGCGCGCGGTCGGGCAGGGGCGCTCCTGATCGCGCGGGGGGAGCTCTCCGGGGTGATCGCCGGGCTGGTGGGCCTGACTCTGCCCACCGTGACCTTTGTTCCTCTTGTCACCGCATATGTGCTCCTCAGCACGCTCCTGGGGCCGCTGGTGGTCCACTGGTTGCCCCGGGAGGGATAG
- the rocF gene encoding arginase, producing the protein MRRVVRILGVPMDLGQGRRGVDMGPSAVRYAGLQARLEGLGYQVEDGGNIIVPVPEEVRAVGPGGMRHLEAVAEACERVFQAVRETVADGRFPIILGGDHSIAMGTIAGVIAAAGPTGVLWIDAHGDFNTPETSPSGNIHGMPLAHLVGRGHPRLIQIGGPEPKLRPEQIVLIGVRSLDPEERRAMAESGMLVFTMREIDELGIATVVRQALTRLKAWPRLHVSLDLDVLDPQVAPGVGTPVPGGLTYREAHLMMEILADSGRVGSVDVVEINPILDERNRTAELAVELLASLLGQQIL; encoded by the coding sequence ATGCGACGCGTGGTCCGCATCCTGGGCGTGCCGATGGACCTGGGGCAGGGGCGGCGCGGCGTGGACATGGGGCCCAGCGCCGTCCGCTACGCTGGTCTGCAGGCCCGCCTGGAGGGCCTGGGTTACCAGGTGGAGGACGGAGGAAACATCATCGTGCCGGTCCCGGAGGAGGTGCGCGCCGTCGGCCCTGGCGGGATGCGCCACCTGGAGGCAGTGGCTGAAGCCTGTGAACGGGTGTTCCAGGCGGTGCGGGAGACGGTGGCGGATGGGCGCTTCCCGATCATCCTGGGAGGGGATCATTCCATCGCCATGGGGACGATCGCCGGGGTCATCGCTGCGGCGGGACCGACCGGCGTGTTGTGGATCGACGCCCATGGGGATTTCAACACGCCGGAGACCTCGCCCTCCGGCAACATCCACGGCATGCCGCTGGCCCATCTGGTCGGCCGGGGCCACCCCCGCCTGATCCAGATCGGTGGGCCGGAGCCCAAGCTCCGGCCCGAACAGATCGTCCTCATCGGGGTGCGTTCCCTGGATCCCGAGGAGCGCCGGGCCATGGCGGAGAGCGGAATGCTGGTCTTCACCATGCGGGAGATCGACGAGCTGGGGATCGCCACGGTGGTCCGGCAGGCCCTCACCCGACTGAAGGCGTGGCCGCGCCTCCACGTCAGCCTGGACCTCGACGTCCTGGATCCCCAGGTGGCGCCCGGGGTGGGCACGCCGGTGCCCGGCGGGCTGACCTATCGCGAGGCCCATCTGATGATGGAGATCCTGGCAGATAGCGGCCGGGTGGGCTCGGTGGACGTGGTGGAGATCAACCCGATCCTGGACGAGCGCAATCGCACCGCCGAGCTGGCCGTGGAGCTGCTCGCCTCCCTGCTGGGTCAGCAGATCCTGTAG
- a CDS encoding HAD family hydrolase produces MEPEGGEIAAFFDVDHTVLSVSSGRQWVRYLRRSGRMTGALWWTFLWLALRYYLGLLEFPRASARLTAMIAGADEGAFREETRRWFEEWVRPYIAPGAVERIEAHRRQGHRVALISAATEYVVRPLAEALGIPDYLCTRLEVVDGRLTGRVVEPPCYGPGKVYWAERYAAEKGVDLSRSYFYTDSYTDLPLLLRVGHPVAVNPDLRLRRLARRRGWPIERFY; encoded by the coding sequence ATGGAACCGGAAGGCGGGGAGATCGCGGCGTTCTTCGATGTGGACCACACGGTGCTCTCGGTGAGCTCGGGGAGGCAGTGGGTGCGCTATCTGCGCCGCAGCGGCCGGATGACCGGAGCGCTCTGGTGGACATTCCTGTGGCTGGCGCTGCGGTATTATTTGGGGTTGCTGGAGTTCCCCCGGGCCAGTGCCCGCCTCACGGCGATGATCGCCGGCGCCGATGAGGGCGCCTTCCGGGAGGAGACCCGGCGTTGGTTCGAGGAGTGGGTGCGGCCGTATATCGCTCCCGGGGCCGTGGAGCGGATCGAGGCCCATCGCCGCCAGGGGCACCGGGTGGCCCTGATCTCCGCCGCCACCGAATACGTGGTCCGCCCCCTGGCGGAGGCCCTGGGGATCCCCGATTATCTCTGCACTCGCCTGGAGGTGGTGGACGGACGCCTCACGGGCCGGGTAGTGGAGCCCCCGTGCTACGGCCCGGGGAAAGTCTACTGGGCCGAGCGCTACGCGGCAGAGAAAGGCGTCGATCTCTCCCGCAGCTATTTCTACACGGATAGCTATACGGATCTCCCTCTTCTGCTGCGGGTCGGCCATCCGGTGGCGGTGAACCCCGATCTCCGGTTGCGCCGGCTGGCCCGCCGGCGGGGATGGCCCATCGAGCGCTTCTATTGA
- the fabF gene encoding beta-ketoacyl-ACP synthase II: MRPRRVVITGMGAITPLGLDVPTTWANAVAGRSGVGPITLFDASGLNVRIAAEVKGFDPLNYMDAREARRRDRFEQFAVVATQEAVRQAGLRITEEIADEVGVIIGSAIGGAQTFADGVETALHKSPRLLHPFVIPMVITDGASAQIAIELGARGPNFATVSACAAGADAIGIAYELIRSGDCRVCIAGGAEASITFIGIAAFDRIGAMSRRNDDPAGACRPFDRDRDGTVMGEGAAVLVLEDLEFALARGAEPLAEIIGYGATSDAYHPIAPDENGAGAARAMAKALRKAGIRPEEVDYINAHGTGTPLNDKTETLAIKTVFGERAYEIPVSATKSMTGHMIGATGALEAIFCVMAIREGIIPPTINLQNPDPECDLDYVPNQARRKEVRIAITNAFGFGGHNSVLVLKRWEGA; this comes from the coding sequence ATGCGGCCCCGTCGTGTGGTGATCACTGGGATGGGGGCCATCACGCCGCTGGGGCTGGATGTGCCCACCACGTGGGCCAACGCCGTCGCCGGCCGCTCCGGCGTGGGGCCGATCACCCTCTTCGACGCCTCCGGTCTGAACGTGCGCATCGCCGCCGAGGTCAAGGGGTTCGACCCATTGAATTATATGGACGCCCGGGAGGCCCGGCGGCGGGACCGGTTCGAGCAGTTCGCAGTGGTCGCCACCCAGGAGGCGGTGCGCCAGGCTGGGCTGCGGATCACCGAGGAGATCGCCGATGAGGTAGGGGTGATCATCGGCTCAGCCATCGGCGGGGCCCAAACCTTCGCCGATGGGGTGGAGACGGCCCTGCACAAGAGCCCCCGCCTGCTCCATCCCTTCGTCATCCCCATGGTGATCACGGACGGCGCCTCCGCCCAGATCGCCATCGAGCTGGGGGCCCGAGGCCCCAACTTCGCCACGGTCTCCGCCTGCGCCGCCGGGGCGGACGCCATCGGCATCGCCTACGAGCTGATCCGCAGCGGAGATTGCCGGGTCTGCATCGCCGGGGGCGCCGAGGCCAGCATCACTTTCATCGGCATCGCCGCCTTCGACCGCATCGGGGCCATGTCCCGCCGCAACGACGACCCCGCCGGGGCGTGCCGCCCCTTCGACCGGGATCGGGACGGCACGGTGATGGGAGAGGGCGCGGCGGTCCTGGTGCTGGAGGACTTGGAGTTCGCCCTGGCCCGGGGGGCCGAACCCCTGGCCGAGATCATCGGCTACGGGGCGACCTCCGATGCTTACCATCCCATCGCCCCCGATGAAAACGGGGCGGGGGCGGCCCGGGCGATGGCCAAGGCCCTGCGCAAAGCCGGGATCCGCCCGGAGGAGGTGGATTACATCAACGCCCACGGCACCGGGACGCCCCTCAACGACAAAACCGAGACCCTGGCCATCAAGACGGTCTTCGGCGAGCGGGCCTACGAGATCCCGGTCAGCGCCACCAAATCCATGACCGGCCACATGATCGGGGCCACGGGAGCCCTGGAGGCCATCTTCTGTGTCATGGCCATCCGCGAGGGAATCATCCCCCCTACCATCAACCTGCAGAACCCGGATCCGGAGTGCGACCTGGACTACGTCCCCAATCAGGCCCGCCGCAAAGAGGTGCGCATCGCCATCACCAACGCCTTCGGGTTCGGCGGCCACAACAGCGTGCTGGTGCTCAAGCGCTGGGAAGGCGCGTGA
- the efp gene encoding elongation factor P, producing the protein MIDVNDLRKGTTFILDGQIYEVLEYQHHKPGRGNAFIRTKLRNLRTGAIIDKTFLSGDRVQDIRVENREVQFLYRDGDLYYMMDTRTYEQIPVPAERLGEAVNFLKEGITLILREYEGEPLGVELPVTVDLRVVEAEPGVKGDTASGADKWVVLETGYRLRVPLFVNEGDIVRVDTRTGEYVTRVG; encoded by the coding sequence ATGATCGATGTGAATGACCTGCGGAAGGGGACGACCTTCATCCTGGACGGTCAGATCTATGAGGTGCTGGAGTATCAGCATCACAAGCCCGGCCGGGGGAACGCCTTCATCCGCACCAAGCTGCGCAACCTGCGCACTGGGGCCATCATCGACAAGACGTTCCTCTCGGGCGATCGGGTGCAGGACATCCGGGTGGAGAACCGGGAGGTGCAGTTCCTGTATCGGGACGGCGATCTCTACTATATGATGGACACCCGGACCTATGAGCAGATCCCGGTGCCGGCCGAGCGGCTGGGGGAGGCGGTGAACTTCCTGAAGGAGGGGATCACCCTGATCCTGCGGGAATACGAGGGCGAGCCCCTGGGGGTGGAGCTGCCGGTGACGGTGGACCTGCGGGTGGTGGAGGCGGAGCCAGGGGTGAAAGGCGATACCGCCTCGGGTGCCGACAAATGGGTGGTGCTGGAGACCGGCTATCGCCTCCGGGTCCCCCTCTTCGTCAACGAGGGCGACATCGTCCGGGTCGACACCCGCACCGGGGAATACGTGACCCGCGTGGGTTAA
- a CDS encoding molybdopterin molybdotransferase MoeA codes for MPEFFTVLPPDQALERLRAHLSPLPAEILPLSEALGRALAQPVVAPEPLPAFPRSAMDGYAVRAADTFGATEGLPAYLRVIGEVPMGQAPGFAIGPGEAALIHTGGMLPEGADAVVMLERTQRLDAETIEVLRPVAPGENVIAIGEDIRQGEIAFPAGHRLRPQDLGALAALGVARVPVARCPRVAILGSGDEIVPPDQRPQPGQVRDVNTFSLIGLIRQHGGEPLPWGIAPDRLEVLEAMAREAFEAADVLVFTAGSSVSTRDLTATVIERLGPPGILAHGLAIRPGKPTLVAFCAGKPVLGLPGNPVSAFVVARMLLVPLLYLLQGVEPPPPRRQPARLSHNIPSAPGRIDWVPARLVPRGDGLWAEPVFGKSNLIFTLARSDGLVMVPLDLNGLQAGDPVDVWLWE; via the coding sequence ATGCCGGAGTTCTTCACGGTTCTCCCGCCCGATCAGGCGCTGGAGCGGCTGCGCGCTCATCTGAGCCCTTTGCCGGCCGAGATCCTCCCGCTCTCCGAGGCCCTCGGTCGAGCCCTGGCCCAACCCGTCGTCGCCCCCGAGCCCCTGCCTGCGTTCCCGCGGAGCGCGATGGACGGCTATGCGGTGCGGGCGGCCGACACCTTTGGGGCCACCGAGGGCCTGCCGGCCTACCTGCGGGTGATCGGCGAGGTGCCCATGGGACAGGCCCCGGGGTTCGCCATCGGCCCGGGAGAGGCCGCCCTGATCCACACCGGGGGGATGTTGCCGGAGGGAGCCGACGCGGTGGTCATGCTGGAGCGGACCCAGCGGCTGGATGCGGAGACCATCGAAGTGTTGCGGCCGGTGGCCCCAGGGGAGAACGTCATCGCCATCGGCGAGGACATCCGGCAGGGGGAGATCGCCTTCCCGGCGGGCCATCGCCTGCGTCCCCAGGATCTGGGGGCCCTGGCTGCCCTGGGGGTGGCCCGCGTGCCGGTGGCCCGCTGCCCCCGGGTGGCCATCCTGGGCAGCGGCGATGAGATCGTGCCGCCTGACCAGCGGCCCCAGCCCGGCCAGGTGCGGGATGTCAACACATTCTCCCTGATCGGCCTGATCCGCCAGCACGGCGGGGAGCCCCTCCCCTGGGGGATCGCCCCGGATCGCCTGGAGGTCCTGGAGGCGATGGCCCGGGAGGCCTTTGAGGCCGCCGATGTCCTGGTCTTCACTGCCGGGAGCTCCGTGAGCACGCGGGACCTCACCGCGACGGTCATCGAGCGCCTGGGCCCGCCGGGGATCCTGGCCCACGGCCTGGCCATCCGCCCCGGCAAACCCACCCTGGTGGCCTTCTGCGCCGGCAAGCCGGTGCTGGGCCTGCCCGGGAACCCGGTCTCCGCCTTCGTGGTCGCTCGGATGCTCCTGGTCCCCCTTCTCTATCTCCTTCAGGGCGTGGAGCCGCCCCCGCCGCGCCGTCAGCCTGCCCGCCTGTCCCACAACATCCCCTCCGCCCCCGGGCGCATCGATTGGGTGCCCGCCCGCCTCGTCCCTCGAGGGGATGGCCTCTGGGCCGAGCCGGTGTTCGGCAAGAGCAACCTGATCTTCACCCTGGCCCGCTCCGACGGCCTGGTGATGGTCCCCCTGGATCTCAACGGCCTGCAGGCCGGAGACCCGGTGGACGTGTGGCTCTGGGAGTGA
- a CDS encoding tryptophanase — translation MPIHPPEPFRIKMVEPIRLLPREERRRRLEEAGYNLFRLRAEDVYIDLLTDSGTGAMSDRQWAAMMQGDESYAGARSFHRFQETIQEITGYPYVVPVHQGRAAEHLFFAVAVRPGQKVPSNNHFDTTRANLLARPAEPVDLVIEEAYDPTLEHPFKGNMDPAKLEAFFEQVGPENIPFVMLTLTNNTVGGQPVSMENVRAVAAIARRYGKGLYLDVARYAENVYFIRMREPGYAGRPLREIARELFGYADGCLMSAKKDGLANIGGFIALKDRDLYEALCAQLVLREGFPTYGGLAGRDLEAIAIGLQEALDEAYLAYRVGQVSYLAESLRQAGIPIVVPPGGHAVYLDARRFLPHIPQKEYPGHALAVHLYLEGGIRGVEIGSVMLAQEDPRTSEMIYPRLELVRLAIPRRVYTQSHLDYVVEVCARVYARRERIRGFRIVEAPRLLRHFLARFEPLGELDEAA, via the coding sequence ATGCCGATCCATCCACCGGAGCCGTTTCGCATCAAGATGGTGGAGCCCATCCGGCTCCTCCCGCGGGAGGAGCGTCGGCGGCGTCTGGAGGAGGCCGGATACAACCTGTTCCGCCTGCGGGCGGAGGACGTCTACATCGACCTGCTCACGGATTCGGGGACCGGGGCGATGAGCGACCGGCAGTGGGCGGCGATGATGCAGGGGGATGAATCCTACGCCGGAGCCCGCAGCTTCCACCGGTTCCAGGAGACAATCCAGGAGATCACCGGCTACCCGTATGTGGTGCCGGTCCATCAGGGCCGGGCCGCGGAGCACCTCTTCTTCGCGGTCGCCGTCCGCCCGGGCCAGAAGGTCCCCAGCAACAATCACTTCGACACCACCCGGGCCAACCTGCTGGCCCGGCCGGCGGAGCCGGTGGATCTGGTCATCGAGGAGGCTTACGACCCGACCCTGGAGCACCCCTTCAAGGGCAACATGGACCCGGCGAAGCTGGAAGCCTTCTTCGAGCAGGTCGGGCCGGAGAACATCCCCTTCGTGATGCTCACCCTGACCAACAACACCGTGGGCGGGCAGCCGGTCTCCATGGAGAACGTGCGGGCCGTGGCGGCGATCGCCCGGCGATACGGGAAGGGGCTGTATCTGGACGTGGCCCGCTATGCGGAGAACGTCTATTTCATCCGGATGCGGGAGCCGGGATATGCAGGCCGCCCGTTGCGGGAGATCGCCCGGGAGCTCTTCGGATACGCTGACGGCTGTCTGATGAGCGCCAAGAAGGACGGCCTGGCCAACATCGGCGGGTTCATCGCCCTGAAGGATCGTGACCTCTATGAAGCCCTCTGCGCCCAGCTGGTACTGCGGGAGGGCTTTCCGACCTACGGCGGCCTGGCCGGCCGCGATCTGGAGGCCATCGCCATCGGGTTGCAGGAAGCCCTCGATGAGGCGTATCTGGCCTATCGCGTCGGCCAGGTGAGTTATCTGGCGGAGTCCCTCCGGCAGGCGGGGATCCCCATCGTGGTGCCGCCCGGGGGCCATGCCGTGTATCTGGACGCGCGACGTTTCCTCCCTCATATCCCCCAGAAGGAATACCCGGGCCACGCCCTGGCGGTCCATCTGTATCTGGAGGGGGGCATCCGTGGGGTCGAGATCGGCAGCGTGATGCTGGCCCAGGAGGATCCCCGCACCAGTGAGATGATCTATCCCCGATTAGAGCTGGTGCGCCTGGCGATCCCTCGCCGGGTTTACACCCAGAGCCATCTGGATTACGTGGTCGAAGTGTGCGCCCGGGTCTACGCCCGACGGGAGCGCATCCGGGGCTTCCGCATCGTGGAGGCGCCGAGGTTGCTCCGGCACTTCCTCGCTCGCTTCGAGCCCCTGGGAGAGCTGGACGAGGCGGCCTGA